CCCATCCCGTTCTGAATCGAGGCGATGACGTCCCCGAGCGGCATGCCGGCCGCGATCCCGACGAGTAGACTGACGAGGAGAAGTGAGACGAACGCGTGAAGCTTCGTCCGCATGACCAAGAATAAGAGCAAGAAAATCCCTGCGACTGCGATAAGTATAAGCGTAGAGCCAGACATTATGTAGTTCCCCCTTTATTTTACGTGTAACCGTTTACAAATATTTACAAAGGAAAAGGCCACCCCTGACCTTTTCCTTGCGGTTATTTCTTGACGACCGCGTGGCCCCCGAACTCGTTACGGAGCGCCGCGACGACTTTCCCCGAGAACGTGTCTTCCTCGAGTGAGCGATAGCGCATCATAAGTGACATGGCGATGACCGGGGCCGCCGCCTGCAACTCGAGCGCCGTCTCGACCGTCCATTTTCCTTCCCCTGAGGAATGCATGACGCCGCGGATGTCATCGAGTTTCGCGTCTTTTGAGAACGCGTTTTCCGTCAACTCCATGAGCCATGAGCGGACGACTGATCCGTGGTTCCAGACGCGGGCGACTTGCTCGTAATCATAATCAAACGGGCTCTTCTCCAAGATGTCGAACCCTTCGGCGATCGCCTGCATCATGCCGTACTCGATGCCGTTGTGGATCATCTTCAGGAAGTGGCCGCTGCCGGCCGGTCCCGTATACAAGTAGCCGTTCTCGACCGAGAGGTCTTTGAAGATCGGCTCGATCGTCGGCCAGGCGTCGGCGTCTCCGCCGACCATCGTGCAGGCGCCGTTGCGGGCACCTTCCGTGCCGCCGCTCGTCCCGCAGTCGAAGAAGGCGATGCCTTTGGCACTGAACTGTTCGGCGCGTGCGACCGATAACTTGTAGTTCGAGTTGCCGCCATCGATGACGATGTCACCCGGTTCGAGTTTTTCAAGCAGTTCTGCCAGTACGGCCTCAGTGATGTCACCGGCCGGCACCATCGCC
This sequence is a window from Exiguobacterium mexicanum. Protein-coding genes within it:
- the gnd gene encoding phosphogluconate dehydrogenase (NAD(+)-dependent, decarboxylating) is translated as MQIGLIGLGKMGYNLALNLSDHGHNVVGTDAGNVEATSKFEIVPTLEDVVNSLETPRVVWAMVPAGDITEAVLAELLEKLEPGDIVIDGGNSNYKLSVARAEQFSAKGIAFFDCGTSGGTEGARNGACTMVGGDADAWPTIEPIFKDLSVENGYLYTGPAGSGHFLKMIHNGIEYGMMQAIAEGFDILEKSPFDYDYEQVARVWNHGSVVRSWLMELTENAFSKDAKLDDIRGVMHSSGEGKWTVETALELQAAAPVIAMSLMMRYRSLEEDTFSGKVVAALRNEFGGHAVVKK